A genomic window from Brassica oleracea var. oleracea cultivar TO1000 chromosome C8, BOL, whole genome shotgun sequence includes:
- the LOC106311259 gene encoding ankyrin repeat domain-containing protein 13C-like, whose translation MAKPSPVKIPTTTLDDYAHSPFHYAVVLGDHAGLTCLVSSLPKLTEPEQIHTESDSISQERVAEIISAVIDRRDVPFRETPLHLAVRIGDVFAVKTISSAGADAALRNVAGGNALDEAVCRGNAEITEIILRHQRRSGWCKWRRRLPCLIAVLGRMRDFYMEISISFESFVIPFFGKVAPSDTYRIWKQGGDLRADMSLTGFDRFKIRRANQSFLFLSDDDVSSSPGTLLVLNREEKTILNAFENAGETVSEREMDVTKAEVVVMKNWRGKEKVETVGEWKAKRYEIKNVSFSLKSPKVVVAAGEIEQNSPSLMRQLSCTNVEDKEFEPSSSSSQRRRKSVSLPVAASVPRIKEKETVKSLSPSVWLTNDFPLTTEELLPVLDILAINVEAVRRMTELLTVKFPAGTFPVKMSIPVIPTVKVVITFSKFVALQSMDQFYTPVSSPSHISAGVEDQCDVESDTRTSTSRRSFSTPSWLRLKATKKSLQRRLKKEQAQMVDPFAIPAGYKWTSKSD comes from the exons ATGGCAAAGCCTTCGCCGGTGAAGATACCAACCACAACTCTAGATGACTATGCCCACAGTCCATTCCATTACGCCGTCGTTTTAGGAGACCACGCAGGTTTAACCTGTCTCGTCTCGTCCTTGCCTAAACTAACCGAGCCGGAACAAATCCACACGGAGTCCGACTCGATAAGCCAAGAGCGAGTCGCCGAGATAATCTCCGCCGTCATCGACCGCCGCGACGTTCCGTTCCGAGAAACGCCTCTCCATCTAGCGGTGCGCATCGGCGACGTTTTCGCCGTGAAGACGATATCCTCCGCCGGCGCTGATGCCGCGCTTCGGAACGTCGCCGGCGGGAACGCCTTGGACGAGGCGGTTTGCCGCGGGAACGCCGAGATCACGGAGATTATTCTCCGGCATCAGCGGCGTTCGGGTTGGTGCAAGTGGAGACGGAGGCTGCCGTGTCTGATCGCGGTTCTTGGCCGCATGAGAGACTTCTACATGGAGATATCTATCAGCTTCGAGAGCTTCGTGATCCCGTTCTTCGGGAAG GTCGCTCCTTCCGATACTTACAGGATATGGAAACAAGGCGGAGATCTACGCGCTGATATGTCGTTAACCGGGTTCGACCGGTTTAAAATTCGACGCGCGAACCAGAGCTTTCTTTTCTTAAGTGACGATGACGTGTCTAGTAGTCCCGGTACGTTGCTTGTGTTGAACAGAGAAGAGAAAACGATACTAAACGCGTTTGAAAACGCGGGTGAGACGGTTAGCGAGAGAGAGATGGATGTTACGAAAGCAGAGGTTGTTGTAATGAAGAACTGGCGAGGGAAAGAGAAGGTTGAGACCGTTGGAGAGTGGAAAGCGAAACGTTACGAGATCAAGAACGTGAGTTTCAGTTTAAAGTCGCCGAAAGTTGTCGTCGCCGCCGGAGAAATAGAGCAGAACTCGCCTTCGTTAATGAGGCAGCTCAGTTGTACTAACGTGGAGGATAAAGAATTTGAGCCGTCGTCGTCGTCTTCTCAGAGGAGGAGAAAGTCGGTTTCTTTACCGGTGGCGGCTTCTGTTCCAAGGATCAAAGAGAAGGAGACTGTAAAGAGCTTGAGTCCTTCGGTTTGGTTAACGAATGATTTTCCTTTGACGACGGAGGAGCTGCTTCCGGTTCTTGATATTTTAGCCATTAATGTTGAAGCCGTTCGGAGAATGACGGAGCTGCTCACCGTTAAGTTCCCGGCGGGAACTTTCCCGGTAAAG ATGTCGATACCGGTGATCCCAACGGTGAAGGTAGTCATAACATTCAGCAAGTTCGTGGCTCTCCAGTCGATGGATCAGTTCTACACACCAGTGTCAAGCCCGAGCCACATCTCAGCTGGAGTCGAAGACCAATGCGACGTGGAATCCGATACAAGAACCTCAACTTCAAGGCGATCATTTTCAACACCCTCTTGGCTGAGACTGAAGGCTACCAAGAAAAGCTTACAGCGACGGTTGAAGAAGGAGCAGGCACAAATGGTGGATCCATTTGCAATACCAGCAGGGTATAAGTGGACGAGCAAGTCAGACTAA
- the LOC106312212 gene encoding ATP-dependent Clp protease proteolytic subunit 6, chloroplastic: protein MAGLAISPPLSLTFSSRTRNAKPTSYLSHNQRNLTRRIVSALPSPYGDSLKAGLSSNVSGNKDPRSIAPRFGVIEAKKGNPPVMPAVMTPGGPLDLSSVLFRNRIIFIGQPINAQVAQRVISQLVTLASIDDKSDILIYLNCPGGSTYSVLAIYDCMSWIKPKVGTVAFGVAASQGALLLAGGEKGMRYAMPNTRVMIHQPQTGCGGHVEDVRRQVNEAIEARQKIDRMYAAFTGQTLETVQQYTERDRFLSASEALEFGLIDGLLETEY, encoded by the exons ATGGCGGGATTGGCAATTTCACCTCCTCTAAGTCTTACCTTCTCTTCTCGAACTAGAAACGCTAAACCCACTTCGTATCTATCTCACAATCAAAG AAATCTTACAAGGCGTATAGTTTCTGCTCTTCCAAGTCCTTATGGCGATTCATTGAAAGCTG GACTTTCGAGTAATGTCTCTGGCAACAAAGATCCTCGTAGCATAGCTCCAAG ATTTGGAGTGATAGAGGCGAAGAAAGGAAACCCGCCTGTAATGCCAGCAGTGATGACACCTGGAGGACCTTTGGACCTCTCTTCAGTGTTATTCCGAAACCGCATAATCTTCATCGGACAGCCAATCAACGCACAGGTTGCTCAGCGTGTCATATCTCAGCTTGTTACCCTCGCTTCTATTGATGATAAATCCGACATCTTG ATTTACTTGAATTGTCCTGGAGGCAGCACTTACTCGGTCTTAGCAATCTATGACTGTATGTCTTGG ATAAAGCCGAAAGTTGGAACAGTAGCGTTTGGAGTAGCAGCGAGTCAAGGAGCACTTCTTCTTGCTGGAGGCGAGAAAGGGATGCGCTATGCAATGCCAAACACTCGTGTCATGATACATCAACCTCAAACTGGATGTGGA GGACATGTGGAGGACGTGAGGAGACAGGTGAATGAAGCCATTGAAGCTCGACAA AAAATTGACAGGATGTATGCAGCTTTCACTGGACAAACTCTTGAGACAGTGCAGCAATACACTGAAAGAGATCGTTTCTTATCCGCATCTGAG GCGCTTGAATTTGGGCTTATCGATGGTCTATTGGAAACAGAATACTGA
- the LOC106312214 gene encoding dehydrodolichyl diphosphate syntase complex subunit NUS1-like, giving the protein MDSNEPMLLLSSRIGQIGDLGLDLLWRFLHIVVSLFHIVSGIFEAIQSYAISLGLIQKYSSIDIEKLRCLAVVLDIEVARDVAKVVELLQWLKTIGVKQVGLFDSQGLLKKSKDMILEMVPGSTLLQETGEKDISPDRKEGIAIEFISSSDNKEAVVKAANILLQRHLKTSHPEKDEGDNVFTESHLNEALRVVGENVHVPDLMLVYGPVRSHLGFPAWRLRYTEIVHMGSLKYMRYGSLLKAIHKFTGVRQNYGV; this is encoded by the exons ATGGATTCCAATGAGCCGATGCTGCTCCTGAGTTCCCGGATTGGTCAA ATTGGTGATCTTGGTCTTGATTTGCTATGGCGTTTCTTACACATAGTTGTGAGCTTATTCCACATCGTCTCTGGCATCTTTGAGGCAATCCAAAGCTACGCGATCTCGTTAGGACTGATTCAAAAGTACAGTTCCATAGACATTGAGAAGCTCAGGTGTCTAGCTGTTGTATTGGATATCGAAGTAGCTCGAGATGTTGCCAAGGTTGTTGAGCTTTTACAATGGCTAAAGACCATTGGGGTGAAACAAGTTGGTCTATTTGACTCACAAG GTTTGTTGAAGAAGTCCAAGGATATGATCCTTGAAATGGTGCCAGGTTCAACGTTGTTACAG GAGACTGGTGAAAAGGACATTTCTCCTGACCGGAAGGAGGGCATTGCTATAGAGTTCATTTCGTCTTCCGACAATAAAGAAGCTGTTGTGAAAGCAGCCAACATACTACTTCAGAGACACTTGAAAACCAGCCATCCTGAGAAGGATGAAGGGGACAACGTTTTTACCGAGTCTCATTTGAATGAAGCATTAAGAGTTGTTG GTGAGAACGTGCATGTGCCTGATCTGATGCTGGTTTATGGACCTGTGAGGAGCCACCTCGGCTTCCCTGCTTGGAGACTTCGATACACTGAGATCGT ACATATGGGATCTTTGAAGTATATGAGATATGGTTCCCTTCTGAAGGCAATCCACAAATTTACAGGAGTGCGCCAAAACTATG GGGTTTAA
- the LOC106312215 gene encoding mediator of RNA polymerase II transcription subunit 32-like — protein sequence MDNILDSLNKAYEKFVIASAEVLESKESAGGIKASLTDAALENFKEKWELFRVACDQAEEFVESVKQRIGSECLVDEATGLTTGGGSNSGQSVGAATSLPPISAVRLEQMSRAVRWLVLELQRGSGGAAAGSVHSSSSAGFDPRFSEDSTQ from the coding sequence ATGGATAACATTTTGGACTCGTTGAACAAAGCCTACGAGAAGTTCGTTATCGCCTCAGCTGAGGTTCTCGAGTCCAAAGAGAGTGCTGGCGGGATAAAAGCCTCTCTCACTGATGCTGCGTTAGAGAATTTCAAGGAGAAGTGGGAGCTGTTCCGCGTGGCGTGCGATCAAGCCGAGGAGTTTGTGGAGTCGGTGAAGCAGAGGATTGGATCCGAGTGTTTAGTTGATGAGGCTACTGGTTTAACAACAGGAGGAGGTAGTAACTCAGGCCAAAGCGTTGGCGCTGCCACTAGTCTCCCTCCCATTAGCGCGGTGAGGCTGGAGCAGATGAGTAGAGCGGTTCGATGGCTTGTGCTTGAGCTGCAGCGTGGGTCTGGTGGTGCAGCTGCTGGTTCTGTGCATTCTTCTTCGTCTGCAGGGTTTGATCCTAGGTTCTCTGAAGACTCGACTCAATAG